The following proteins are co-located in the Lagenorhynchus albirostris chromosome 2, mLagAlb1.1, whole genome shotgun sequence genome:
- the LOC132516220 gene encoding calcium uptake protein 2, mitochondrial-like, producing the protein MAAAVGGARLAAWGGRLRRGLAAGRRAWPSSGPVAAAVVGVALAGAGATWYHGRVNMAAPQGGLTVVAQKSVDSGEMKGKPSPRKQRFMQFSSLEHGGEYYMTPRDFLFSVMFDQIERKTLVKRLTNKDIEDVLAGIKGAGCGSTFFRDLGDKGLVSYTEYLFLLTILTKPHTGFHVAFQMLDADGDEMVEKKEFFKLQKIISKQVDSKTRITNETECQEPTVKEPEINTTLQIRFFGKRGERKLHYKEFRRFMENLQTEVQEMEFLQFSKGLSFMRKEDFAEWLLLFTNTENKDVYWKNVREKLSAGESISLDEFKSFCHFATHLEDFAIAMQMFSLAHRPVRLAEFKRAVKVATGQELSDNILDTVFKIFDLDGDECLSHEEFLGVLKNRMHRGLWVPQQLSIQEYWKCVKKESIKGVKEVWKQAGRGPL; encoded by the coding sequence ATGGCGGCGGCGGTGGGCGGTGCGCGGCTGGCGGCTTGGGGCGGAAGGCTGCGGCGCGGGCTGGCTGCCGGCCGGCGGGCCTGGCCAAGCTCCGGGCCCGTGGCGGCGGCAGTGGTCGGCGTGGCCCTGGCGGGAGCAGGAGCAACATGGTACCACGGCCGCGTGAACATGGCGGCGCCCCAGGGCGGCCTCACCGTGGTAGCCCAGAAAAGTGTGGACTCtggagagatgaaagggaaaccGTCTCCTCGTAAACAGCGCTTCATGCAGTTTTCCTCACTGGAACACGGGGGAGAGTATTACATGACACCACGGGACTTCCTCTTCTcagtaatgtttgaccaaatcGAACGTAAAACTTTAGTCAAGAGGCTGACAAATAAGGATATTGAGGACGTACTGGCAGGAATCAAAGGAGCTGGTTGTGGATCAACTTTTTTTAGAGACCTTGGCGATAAAGGGCTGGTTTCATATACCGAATATCTTTTCTTACTTACAATCCTCACTAAACCCCATACTGGGTTTCATGTTGCATTTCAGATGTTGGATGCAGATGGTGATGAGATGGTtgagaaaaaggaattttttaaactgCAGAAGATCATAAGTAAACAGGTTGACTCGAAGACAAGAATAACTAATGAAACAGAATGCCAGGAACCAACAGTGAAAgaacctgaaattaacacaactctTCAGATACGTTTCTttggaaaaagaggagaaagaaaacttcACTATAAAGAATTTCGAAGATTTATGGAAAACTTGCAGACGGAGGTCCAAGAAATGGAGTTCCTTCAGTTCTCTAAAGGTCTGAGTTTCATGAGAAAAGAAGACTTCGCAGAATGGCTCCTTTTATTCACCAACACTGAAAATAAAGACGTTTATTGGAAAAATGTGAGAGAGAAGCTGTCCGCAGGAGAGAGCATTAGTTTGGATGAGTTCAAGTCATTTTGTCATTTTGCGACCCACTTGGAAGACTTCGCTATTGCCATGCAGATGTTCAGTTTAGCTCATCGCCCTGTCAGACTAGCGGAGTTTAAGAGAGCTGTGAAGGTAGCAACGGGACAAGAACTCTCCGACAATATCTTGGACACCGTCTTCAAGATCTTTGATTTGGATGGTGATGAGTGTCTCAGTCATGAAGAGTTTCTTGGGGTGTTAAAAAACAGGATGCATCGAGGTTTATGGGTGCCGCAACAGCTCAGTATACAAGAATACTGGAAAtgtgtgaaaaaagaaagcattaaagGAGTGAAAGAAGTCTGGAAACAAGCAGGAAGAGGTCCTTTATAG